In Ignavibacteriales bacterium, the following are encoded in one genomic region:
- a CDS encoding T9SS type A sorting domain-containing protein — protein MKNINLNIILILVVTFIIVLTKPVMSQVNNDYKWLHPKPQGNSLNWIKMWDANNWYACGAGTTFMKTSDGGNTWEIRNSYLLSDDIKLLDFLDMEFINMNTGYACGSEGKFYKTTNAGETWDSSTVISNSILWYDTYWIDQNTGFLSGTKPTCIAVTTDGGTTWVQPGTPPNYTAYSVFALSPDSILLSCEQGKVSKTTNGGVNWETINAASGGIRLWALGFINDSTGYVCGSSRNVKMTTDFGASWTLLNSGLQNTLYYDIDFATIDDTTYIYVTGSDYAIFRSKVGTNSWDTLSILDTAQEYSGTMFSSDVSVTGDTIISCGTRGFINARYGSSHNKAFTNYIATTFKNDIWSDGMGRIIAVGRKDGDNDQSMYSTDGGNTWQNGIVTGSQDIFYSIAMVNSTTGYASGSGKIFKTTTGGAGWFETSPTGNTDDIYGVSFINENTGWVVGEGGNCYKTTNAGGNWTPFTWGGGTDDALSCCFIDANTGWISGENGTLYKTTDGGASTVPQNINTGLYYVINVDMLNANTGWLTNRFELMKTTNGGTNWDTNYLPYSSLYINDFDFTDEMNGMVIDDDGNVYKTTDGGNSWEVGNVSSIQIEGVYMVSPTEAYICGPSSFVFGYKDIVSGTELTYTNSIPKEHYLEQNYPNPFNPSTTIKFGIPRQGLVSLKVYDMSGREVANLINNRKMNAGQVTQRFDGSSLSSGVYFYSLVVDGELIATKKMVLVK, from the coding sequence ATGAAAAACATAAATCTTAACATAATACTAATACTTGTTGTAACATTCATAATAGTGCTAACGAAGCCGGTCATGTCACAGGTGAATAATGATTATAAGTGGCTTCATCCAAAGCCACAGGGAAATTCATTGAACTGGATAAAGATGTGGGACGCGAATAACTGGTATGCCTGCGGTGCAGGTACAACCTTTATGAAAACCTCGGACGGCGGGAATACATGGGAAATACGGAATAGTTATCTGCTCTCAGATGATATTAAATTACTTGATTTCCTCGATATGGAATTTATCAATATGAATACCGGGTACGCCTGCGGGTCAGAGGGTAAATTCTACAAGACAACGAACGCGGGAGAAACCTGGGATTCATCAACGGTAATTAGTAATTCTATCCTCTGGTATGATACATACTGGATCGATCAGAATACAGGTTTCCTCAGCGGTACCAAACCCACCTGTATCGCAGTAACAACAGACGGAGGCACAACCTGGGTTCAGCCGGGTACTCCTCCAAATTATACAGCATACTCGGTATTTGCATTATCCCCGGATAGTATATTACTCTCCTGTGAGCAGGGGAAGGTATCGAAAACAACAAACGGGGGAGTCAATTGGGAAACAATAAACGCAGCTTCCGGGGGCATAAGGTTATGGGCATTAGGCTTCATAAATGACTCGACAGGGTACGTATGCGGTTCAAGCAGGAATGTAAAAATGACAACCGATTTCGGAGCGAGCTGGACACTCTTGAATTCCGGGCTTCAAAACACATTATATTATGATATTGATTTCGCAACTATCGATGACACAACATATATATATGTAACCGGAAGTGACTATGCTATTTTCAGGTCAAAGGTCGGAACAAATAGTTGGGATACACTCTCCATACTAGATACAGCACAGGAATATTCAGGAACGATGTTTAGCTCGGATGTATCTGTAACAGGTGATACTATTATCTCCTGCGGAACAAGGGGTTTTATAAATGCGAGATACGGTTCTTCCCATAATAAAGCCTTTACGAACTACATTGCCACTACGTTTAAGAATGATATATGGTCTGACGGTATGGGAAGAATAATTGCAGTGGGCCGTAAGGACGGGGATAACGACCAATCTATGTATTCTACTGACGGGGGCAATACCTGGCAGAATGGAATTGTAACAGGATCCCAGGATATTTTTTATAGTATCGCTATGGTAAATTCCACTACAGGATATGCTTCCGGCAGCGGGAAAATATTCAAGACGACGACCGGCGGCGCCGGATGGTTCGAAACGTCACCCACCGGCAATACCGATGACATATACGGTGTTTCCTTTATAAATGAAAATACGGGCTGGGTGGTTGGTGAAGGCGGCAACTGCTATAAAACCACAAATGCAGGAGGTAACTGGACCCCATTTACATGGGGGGGCGGTACGGACGACGCGCTCAGCTGTTGTTTTATTGATGCTAATACAGGATGGATAAGCGGTGAAAACGGGACACTGTATAAAACCACGGACGGCGGGGCGAGCACAGTACCTCAAAATATTAATACCGGACTTTATTATGTCATTAATGTTGACATGTTAAACGCCAATACCGGCTGGCTGACTAACCGGTTCGAACTCATGAAAACGACTAATGGGGGAACAAACTGGGATACAAATTACCTGCCATACAGCTCTCTATACATTAATGATTTTGATTTCACGGATGAAATGAACGGTATGGTAATAGATGATGATGGAAACGTTTATAAGACCACTGATGGCGGGAACAGCTGGGAGGTTGGAAATGTCTCATCCATCCAGATCGAGGGAGTGTATATGGTGTCACCCACCGAAGCCTATATTTGCGGTCCTTCGTCTTTTGTTTTTGGATATAAGGATATTGTATCCGGCACAGAGTTGACCTACACTAACTCCATCCCAAAGGAACACTATCTAGAGCAAAACTATCCGAACCCATTTAATCCGAGCACGACGATAAAGTTCGGCATACCGAGGCAGGGACTGGTATCATTGAAAGTATATGATATGTCGGGGAGAGAGGTGGCAAACCTTATCAATAATCGGAAAATGAATGCAGGACAAGTTACGCAGAGATTCGACGGAAGCAGTCTTTCGAGCGGTGTGTATTTTTATTCGCTGGTGGTGGACGGTGAATTGATAGCAACTAAGAAGATGGTTTTGGTGAAATAA
- a CDS encoding T9SS type A sorting domain-containing protein, whose translation MKRANLILFNFLITLLLIVPIIPTSAQVNNDYKWLHPKPVGIELDWIKMWDANNWYAGGNGTTFMKTSNGGNNWEIRNNYFKHDDLYILDFTDMEFFDMNTGYACGSEGKFYKTTNAGETWDSMTVLSPSAFWTDMYWVDQMTGVLSGFKPYCTAVTTDGGATWYKPGTPPNYSAFSVFAFSKDSIMLSCEQGRISKTTNGGANWESVLAAVAGITLFSVDFIDNSTGYICGTNKNVRMTTNFGSNWTLMNSGLPNTIYNRVNIKTISDTPYVYVTGDYKAIYRAKLGTTAWDTLSIYDSTQTLTSAMIYSDISSTGDTIITCGNYGLINARYGSSHNKAFTNYVTTSEKYDIWSDGLGRIISVGEQDGGNDESVYSTDGGVTWQRSNITGSQDDFYGISMVNSTTGYVSGNGTVFKTTTGGADWFETTPTGSNDDLYDVFFINENTGWTVGQNGNCFKTTNAGNNWSPFTWGGGTSDALDCSFINANTGWISGESGKLYKTTDGGATTTSQNINAASADIVGLDMFSSNSGWLTTEIEVRKTTNGGTNWDTVYLPFVDIYPRDMSFADEMNGMILDVEGNVFKTSDGGDSWEAGSLAAYPESVYMVSPTEAYFCGYRSYIFGYKEIISGTELTYTNSIPKEHYLEQNYPNPFNPSTTIKFGIPRQGLVSLKVYDMSGREVANLINNRKMNAGQVTQRFDGSSLSSGVYFYSLVVDGEFIATKKMVLVK comes from the coding sequence ATGAAACGAGCAAATCTTATTCTATTTAATTTTTTAATTACACTTCTACTAATAGTCCCTATTATTCCAACTTCAGCACAGGTGAATAACGACTATAAGTGGCTGCATCCAAAACCGGTGGGGATCGAGCTGGACTGGATAAAGATGTGGGACGCAAATAACTGGTACGCGGGAGGTAACGGTACAACCTTCATGAAAACCTCGAATGGGGGAAATAACTGGGAAATACGAAACAACTACTTCAAGCATGATGATCTTTACATACTTGACTTTACAGATATGGAATTCTTTGACATGAATACCGGGTACGCCTGCGGTTCGGAAGGAAAATTCTACAAAACAACGAACGCAGGGGAAACCTGGGATTCGATGACAGTCCTCAGTCCTTCAGCCTTTTGGACCGATATGTACTGGGTGGACCAGATGACAGGGGTACTCAGCGGCTTTAAGCCATACTGCACAGCAGTTACAACAGACGGCGGTGCAACATGGTACAAGCCGGGCACACCGCCAAACTACTCGGCATTCTCCGTATTTGCATTTTCCAAGGACAGTATAATGCTGTCATGTGAACAAGGGAGGATATCGAAAACGACAAACGGAGGAGCAAACTGGGAATCTGTACTCGCGGCAGTGGCAGGTATAACACTATTTTCAGTAGATTTCATAGATAACTCAACAGGATATATATGCGGTACAAACAAGAATGTGAGAATGACAACCAATTTCGGATCGAACTGGACTCTTATGAATTCAGGTCTTCCAAATACAATTTACAACCGCGTAAATATTAAAACTATTTCAGATACACCATATGTATATGTAACGGGAGATTATAAAGCAATCTACAGAGCAAAGCTCGGAACTACCGCGTGGGATACACTTTCCATATATGATAGCACACAAACACTAACATCAGCAATGATCTATTCAGATATATCGTCGACAGGCGATACAATAATCACCTGCGGGAACTATGGTCTGATAAACGCAAGATACGGCTCCTCGCATAATAAAGCATTTACAAATTACGTCACAACATCAGAAAAGTACGATATCTGGTCGGACGGTTTGGGAAGAATTATCTCGGTCGGAGAGCAGGATGGGGGTAATGATGAGTCAGTTTATTCTACAGACGGAGGTGTTACCTGGCAGCGGAGTAATATAACCGGCTCGCAGGATGATTTTTATGGTATCTCGATGGTAAATTCAACAACAGGATATGTATCCGGTAACGGCACTGTATTTAAGACAACGACCGGGGGCGCAGACTGGTTCGAGACCACACCCACCGGCAGTAACGATGACTTATACGATGTTTTCTTTATAAACGAAAATACCGGATGGACAGTTGGTCAGAACGGCAACTGCTTTAAAACCACTAACGCGGGGAATAACTGGAGTCCGTTTACGTGGGGAGGCGGTACGAGTGATGCTCTGGACTGCAGCTTTATCAATGCGAATACGGGATGGATAAGCGGAGAAAGCGGGAAATTATATAAGACCACAGATGGGGGCGCAACCACCACTTCTCAAAATATAAATGCCGCCAGCGCAGATATTGTAGGTCTCGATATGTTTAGTTCTAATAGCGGATGGCTAACCACTGAAATAGAAGTAAGAAAGACAACTAACGGAGGAACTAACTGGGATACGGTCTATTTGCCTTTTGTAGATATATATCCTCGGGATATGAGTTTTGCAGACGAGATGAACGGCATGATACTGGATGTGGAAGGAAATGTCTTTAAGACTTCTGATGGCGGAGACAGCTGGGAAGCAGGGAGTTTAGCAGCTTATCCAGAGTCAGTGTATATGGTATCTCCGACCGAGGCTTACTTTTGCGGATACAGATCTTATATTTTCGGATATAAGGAGATCATTTCCGGCACAGAGCTGACCTATACAAATTCCATCCCAAAGGAACATTACCTGGAGCAGAACTATCCGAATCCATTTAATCCGAGCACGACGATAAAATTCGGTATCCCGAGGCAGGGACTGGTATCGCTAAAAGTATATGACATGTCGGGAAGAGAGGTAGCAAACCTTATCAATAATCGGAAAATGAATGCAGGACAAGTCACGCAGAGATTCGATGGAAGCAGTCTTTCGAGCGGAGTGTATTTTTATTCGCTGGTGGTGGACGGTGAGTTTATAGCAACAAAAAAGATGGTACTGGTGAAGTAG
- a CDS encoding aspartyl protease family protein produces the protein MRKFILTIVFLISISGVSRAQTYPINISEDGFIFVEVTLNDSVKSNFVLDTGAGIIVISNKTLQKLDGSLTRLSVGTGFRSQGDRVDLPTYLLPSISIGEYKKSAVKIGVFGLLDDYGMDGLVSLKMFEDQPFTIDFKNKLLILNTPAELSALESSGKSVPIKFNTMTDMVLDMFIPVCLNDSITIDAEFDTGSGFRTFFVNPFFIDKLGLDAGTMTVTGTGKNGAIPKVEICGTGTTQLNMPAQFETGLIYEGLIGSGIFKDKKVTIDIPDSQMIIND, from the coding sequence ATGAGAAAGTTTATCCTTACGATTGTTTTCCTTATTTCCATTTCCGGCGTCAGCAGGGCGCAGACATATCCTATCAATATCAGCGAAGACGGATTCATATTTGTCGAAGTAACACTAAATGACTCCGTTAAGTCAAATTTTGTTCTCGATACCGGCGCCGGCATCATTGTCATTTCAAACAAGACGCTCCAAAAGCTCGACGGCTCGCTCACTCGTCTCTCCGTAGGCACGGGATTTCGCAGTCAGGGTGACCGCGTGGACTTACCCACGTATCTGCTTCCTTCCATCAGCATTGGCGAATACAAAAAGTCTGCTGTGAAGATCGGTGTGTTCGGATTGCTCGATGACTACGGTATGGACGGGCTTGTCTCATTAAAAATGTTCGAAGATCAGCCCTTTACTATCGATTTCAAAAATAAACTTCTCATACTCAATACACCTGCAGAGCTCAGCGCTCTCGAAAGTTCGGGAAAGAGTGTTCCCATTAAATTTAACACCATGACGGATATGGTGCTCGATATGTTTATTCCCGTCTGCCTCAATGACTCGATTACGATAGACGCGGAGTTCGATACGGGAAGCGGTTTCCGTACATTTTTTGTTAATCCCTTCTTCATTGATAAACTCGGTCTCGATGCAGGCACTATGACCGTAACCGGAACAGGAAAGAACGGCGCTATTCCAAAGGTCGAGATATGCGGCACGGGTACTACACAACTCAATATGCCTGCCCAGTTCGAAACAGGCTTGATATACGAAGGGCTTATCGGAAGCGGTATCTTTAAGGACAAAAAAGTAACGATAGACATTCCTGACTCGCAGATGATAATTAATGATTAG